From a region of the Methanolobus tindarius DSM 2278 genome:
- a CDS encoding CbbQ/NirQ/NorQ/GpvN family protein, producing MAMKCALSEELPVDEYLITEEPYYVPVGNEVEIFIAAYRNKLPVNLKGPTGCGKTRFMEYMAWKLQRPLITIACHEDLTATDLVGRFLIKGDNVEWSDGPLTKAVKSGAICYLDEVVEARKDTIVVIHPLTDDRRIIPIDKLGVIVKAPDEFMLSVSYNPGYQSIVKDMKQSTRQRFVAVEFDYPPADLEKQIVAHETHVDEQTAARLVEIGQSIRNFKHHGLEEGVSTRLLIYAGKLIQEGIEAKEACRIAMSQPITDNQDLQKSIDEIIAAIMG from the coding sequence ATGGCAATGAAATGCGCTTTATCCGAGGAACTGCCGGTTGATGAATACCTGATAACTGAAGAACCTTATTACGTACCAGTAGGCAACGAAGTGGAAATTTTTATAGCTGCTTACAGGAACAAACTTCCGGTTAACCTCAAAGGACCGACAGGTTGTGGAAAAACACGATTCATGGAGTACATGGCATGGAAATTACAGCGTCCTCTGATAACAATTGCCTGCCATGAAGACCTCACAGCAACTGACCTTGTGGGAAGATTCCTAATCAAAGGTGACAACGTTGAATGGAGTGACGGACCTCTCACAAAAGCAGTGAAAAGCGGTGCTATCTGCTACCTTGATGAAGTTGTAGAAGCCAGAAAAGATACTATAGTAGTCATTCACCCGCTAACCGATGACAGGCGCATAATCCCAATTGACAAACTCGGAGTAATTGTCAAAGCACCGGATGAATTCATGCTTTCTGTTTCATATAATCCCGGCTACCAGAGCATTGTCAAAGACATGAAGCAGAGTACAAGACAAAGATTTGTTGCCGTTGAATTTGACTATCCACCTGCTGATCTGGAAAAACAGATTGTGGCTCATGAGACACATGTTGACGAGCAAACTGCAGCCAGGCTTGTTGAGATAGGCCAAAGCATAAGGAACTTCAAGCACCACGGACTCGAAGAAGGAGTCAGTACACGTCTGCTCATCTATGCTGGCAAACTTATTCAGGAAGGAATCGAGGCAAAAGAAGCCTGCCGTATTGCCATGTCACAGCCAATAACTGACAACCAGGACCTGCAGAAAAGCATTGATGAAATTATTGCAGCAATTATGGGATGA
- a CDS encoding nitric oxide reductase activation protein NorD — protein sequence MSTEKITGLISSYFPSLGSSLVSEIETGFSNLDDNALETILHAGKGAKKRGQRVLIAYLGAAPGVFKVLGKREFANWLGLAKKVSLLSVSCCEGFFDSSLDIINKGKFELLEKWTLKGIELSSQNKWIAIAYFKHTGKVVVITEPEWFQKLVSYGSELGNINTKVAEAYFEHLEQLNLLINEDDFSTYCEIVEKISSIHWLTGIELIDITENILTDIPAQKRKTILVSMKETLECGELVTMALFRNAVTIVEKADDTKLTRLIDATCSLADKDKKSAGYFLKTYPQHIGALELSEALEWIDRGTRELSNNKDVLRNFVSTVFTLGKYENTTAEKRSAIVDAGIKLADIQTGCLESYFENASEASNILGKDMFIIWTEIGEGIALQDPDGGREYYEKSVISLSKVPPQLHEETFNIADRLLQREGALTSTFFANLGNFADKNKIENAEKWANIATRVYEKDRNLALDFFANSPTLLEKLDIEELEDWTLKGLEAASEKEPAGKAYFSLESKSSRELVEELTGAVALKKVANVLRYYALGLSGSNFIIRSMAALPLQVEVQGMNPIIAGNTIYLAPKMRVYENIDDNFKIYKLSVMHEVGHARYSSLDADPQKLTELEKRIRNRYPSAVTEKKQDEEIIDLVDLLSLFPNQILAATIFGILEDARVEYMIMEHYRGVRTDLEEVRYQMLLMREIPEDELEKFMEGLLWISTGHTPKAKLELDKTMNQILNRLQDELENRIFTTKSSTFSTFELVFEIYCTLEDKLGSLDDINYRMIKNIEYRGMDVSASGQTDPMMTNPSEDIIKNFIPETESDLTAEEDRPKEQATDKPSQPLENNWRVLGSYKYDEWDSTINDYRSEWSTVNEMEPHGGNTAHYKKTLERYGNEIALLKHTFGLMKPESFHRMKGQNDGTEIDIDAYTESLITKRCGANPDEGMYIRWDKQERDVATLFLMDVSASTRKILGMDGRSILDVEKEALIIMSQALESIGDKYAIYAFSGKSKDNVEYFKIKEFDERFSDNVAKRMSILASESNTRLGPAIRHSIKKLEKAGARTKMLVLLSDGEPYDRARGEDSYQGDIAQEDTRMAISEGQIRGIYFFCITVDKNPGQYLNNIFSDVGYTIIDDVLMLPEMLPLLYKRLTT from the coding sequence ATGAGTACTGAAAAGATTACAGGACTTATATCATCCTATTTTCCATCACTTGGAAGTTCACTGGTTTCTGAAATTGAAACAGGATTTTCCAATCTTGATGACAATGCACTGGAAACCATACTCCATGCAGGAAAAGGAGCAAAAAAAAGAGGGCAGAGAGTCCTTATTGCCTATCTTGGAGCAGCACCCGGAGTATTCAAAGTTCTTGGAAAAAGAGAGTTCGCTAACTGGCTTGGGCTCGCAAAGAAGGTATCCCTTCTTAGTGTGTCATGCTGCGAAGGATTCTTTGATTCTTCACTTGACATAATTAATAAAGGCAAATTTGAACTTCTTGAAAAGTGGACCCTGAAAGGAATAGAACTATCATCCCAGAACAAATGGATTGCAATAGCCTATTTCAAACATACTGGTAAAGTTGTTGTCATCACAGAACCTGAATGGTTCCAAAAACTGGTTTCTTATGGAAGTGAGCTAGGGAACATTAATACAAAAGTCGCAGAAGCTTATTTTGAACATCTGGAACAACTGAATTTACTAATAAATGAAGATGACTTTTCAACATACTGCGAAATTGTAGAGAAAATCAGCAGCATACACTGGCTTACAGGAATTGAACTAATTGACATCACAGAAAATATATTAACCGATATTCCAGCTCAAAAAAGAAAAACAATTCTTGTTTCAATGAAAGAAACATTGGAATGCGGAGAACTCGTCACAATGGCACTGTTCAGAAATGCCGTAACAATTGTGGAAAAAGCAGATGACACAAAGCTGACAAGACTAATTGATGCCACCTGTAGCCTTGCAGACAAAGACAAAAAAAGCGCCGGTTACTTTCTAAAAACATATCCGCAGCATATTGGTGCATTGGAACTTTCCGAAGCATTGGAATGGATAGACAGAGGAACAAGGGAATTAAGCAACAACAAAGATGTTCTTCGGAATTTTGTATCAACTGTCTTCACACTTGGAAAATATGAAAACACAACTGCTGAGAAGAGATCAGCAATTGTAGATGCAGGTATCAAACTTGCAGACATCCAGACCGGATGCCTTGAAAGCTATTTTGAGAATGCATCTGAAGCCTCAAATATTCTTGGCAAGGACATGTTCATTATCTGGACAGAGATTGGTGAAGGAATCGCATTGCAAGACCCGGATGGAGGCAGAGAATACTACGAAAAATCGGTTATATCTTTATCAAAAGTACCACCTCAACTACACGAAGAAACGTTCAATATCGCTGACAGACTTCTTCAAAGAGAAGGAGCCCTTACAAGCACATTCTTTGCTAATCTTGGAAACTTTGCAGACAAAAACAAAATTGAAAATGCTGAAAAATGGGCAAATATAGCAACCAGGGTTTACGAAAAAGACAGGAACCTTGCACTGGATTTTTTTGCGAACTCTCCCACTCTTCTTGAAAAGCTGGATATTGAAGAACTGGAAGACTGGACTCTAAAAGGACTTGAAGCAGCAAGTGAAAAAGAACCTGCAGGAAAAGCCTATTTTTCACTTGAATCAAAAAGTTCCAGAGAGCTTGTTGAGGAACTCACAGGTGCTGTTGCTCTTAAGAAAGTTGCCAACGTCCTGAGATATTATGCCCTTGGGCTTTCTGGTAGTAATTTCATAATACGTTCCATGGCAGCTTTACCTTTACAAGTCGAAGTTCAGGGAATGAATCCTATCATCGCAGGGAACACAATCTATCTCGCACCGAAGATGAGAGTTTACGAGAATATAGACGATAATTTCAAGATCTATAAACTCAGTGTGATGCACGAAGTTGGACATGCACGCTACAGTTCACTGGATGCTGACCCGCAAAAGCTAACCGAACTTGAAAAACGCATCAGAAATAGATATCCATCAGCAGTTACTGAAAAAAAGCAAGATGAAGAAATTATCGATCTTGTGGACCTGCTCTCTCTTTTTCCAAACCAGATACTTGCAGCAACCATATTTGGAATACTGGAAGATGCACGTGTTGAGTATATGATAATGGAGCATTACAGGGGAGTGCGTACTGACCTTGAAGAAGTACGCTACCAGATGCTTTTAATGAGAGAAATACCGGAAGATGAACTTGAGAAATTCATGGAGGGGTTGTTATGGATCTCTACAGGACATACTCCTAAAGCCAAACTTGAACTGGACAAGACTATGAATCAAATCCTGAATAGACTTCAGGATGAGCTTGAAAACAGGATATTCACTACTAAATCCAGCACCTTTTCAACCTTTGAACTGGTTTTTGAAATATACTGCACTCTGGAAGATAAACTCGGATCACTTGATGATATCAACTACAGGATGATCAAAAATATCGAATATCGTGGGATGGATGTGAGTGCAAGCGGGCAGACTGACCCTATGATGACTAATCCATCAGAGGATATCATCAAGAACTTTATTCCTGAGACAGAATCAGATCTTACTGCTGAGGAGGACAGGCCAAAAGAACAGGCAACAGATAAGCCGTCACAACCCCTTGAAAATAACTGGCGGGTGCTTGGCAGTTACAAGTATGATGAGTGGGACAGCACAATCAATGATTATCGCTCTGAGTGGAGCACTGTTAATGAAATGGAACCCCACGGAGGAAACACTGCTCACTACAAAAAAACGTTAGAACGTTACGGGAATGAAATTGCACTTCTCAAACATACATTTGGACTTATGAAACCGGAATCATTCCATCGGATGAAAGGACAAAACGACGGTACTGAGATTGATATTGATGCTTACACTGAGTCCCTGATTACCAAAAGATGCGGAGCAAATCCTGACGAAGGAATGTACATCAGGTGGGATAAACAGGAAAGAGATGTCGCAACCCTTTTCCTTATGGATGTGAGCGCCTCCACACGCAAGATACTTGGAATGGATGGCAGAAGCATACTTGATGTTGAAAAAGAAGCTTTGATAATAATGAGCCAGGCGCTTGAGAGTATTGGTGACAAGTATGCAATCTATGCATTTTCCGGAAAAAGCAAGGATAATGTAGAATATTTCAAGATCAAGGAATTCGATGAGAGATTCTCAGATAATGTTGCAAAGAGAATGAGCATACTGGCTTCTGAGTCTAACACACGTCTTGGACCAGCTATCCGCCATTCCATAAAGAAACTGGAAAAGGCCGGTGCAAGGACTAAAATGCTGGTATTGCTGTCTGACGGCGAACCATATGACAGAGCCAGAGGTGAAGATTCATATCAGGGTGACATTGCGCAGGAAGATACCCGAATGGCAATCTCTGAAGGACAAATTCGTGGAATATATTTCTTCTGCATAACGGTGGATAAAAACCCGGGACAATATCTCAATAACATCTTTTCCGATGTTGGATATACTATTATTGATGATGTATTGATGCTGCCTGAAATGCTGCCGCTTTTGTATAAGAGGCTGACAACATAA
- a CDS encoding S-layer protein domain-containing protein, with amino-acid sequence MLILAFLSTGVANATDDGIDDYSEIRSPVISGSSNIVITPENFSGFWYDIDDNIVSESLTIYNIYGRTIEEDFLAYRSSIVQVEYEADFASEVSSSTADTYPVISLFGDKYIPTSDDDAGELVNLLLDTDDKYTLRVSSPLELSNGYELTAVDIDVEGDKVLLELTKNGKFIDDEFIDITSGEATWDYDIDVGNQDDVIVFRALITDIFQGQVDNLVVIEGLWLMDYETIMEVGTSDEFGKLEVDSVSDSIVMLNHKPLALSKGETVDLAESLKFKVADDDDLRFYLMKECTESGTYELRGNVVTGPSSWTAQNFAGFMYNLDDNVGSETLTISNIYERTIDEGFLIYNTSIVQVDYEANFESENSSLYTDTYPVLSFFGEIYVSLSDATPSELVRLLVDSSDVHILRTSSSLDLSNGYKLTVKQIDLAADKVYMELSRDGAFIENEVVNVTAGEATWDYGTDVGNQDGVIVSRVHVTGVSEDDEGGFVIVDGLYLIDYQDIFSIGPSDEFGELIVDTMWDAGIQMYNSGPIVLNERDIIELAPTINLWVADNSDLRYYPFVEVDMGQNRLEIESFSPSTSITGYESESKLLEISLNQIANINWFIDGIYSQSNLSSICASYCTLPPSYGEHTVKMVASNENNSVVQEWEWIVQKDPVVAGGLDFRSPVISGLSGIVIAPENFSAFWYDFDDNFGSEVLTISSIEGRTIPEGELRYEPVIVQVEYEADFVSEDSSPTGDTYPIIGFFGDKYVPISDDDAGEFTCLLVDTDDKYTLRAGSILELPNGYELTVTQIDIDCDKVYLELSRNGELIGDEIIDITSGEATWDYKVDVGSQDGVIVFRVLVTDVFQGQIESLVIVEGLWLLNYEDIFEVETGDEFGKLEIDSVSDTLVMKNSESLTLTKDETVDLAEGMKFKVADDDDLRFYLMKECTESGTYELRGNVATDPSSWTTQNFAGFLYDLDDDIGSEALTIFDICGRTIEEDYLVYNTSIVQVDYEADFASEDSPIYNDTYPALGLFGEKYVSLSDTDSGEIVKLLVDSNGNHVLRAGSVFELSNGYELTAKQIDVEGDKVWMKLSKDGVFIEDEVIDVTAGEETWDYDTDVGSQDDVIVSRVRVSEVSEDLQGSFVVIDGLYLIDYQDILSIEAGDEFGELEVDSVSDTIVMYNSGIILLGADDVIEIAPGLYLQVADDSELRYYPFIEYEIMKIVPNEKPIAVISSISPNPSKEGESVSFAGSGIDNDGTVIDYWWTSSIDGWLSDSSSFNTSDLSVGTHTIYFQVQDDDRAWSDKVSASVTVVDQILPLFMLTTSQHNNTHRKVSVTASEPIIGSPVVEVNSMLINVTLESDKWIGYFPIGADNLFTVNVTGTDLAGNIGGSSSVIRIETISYEDGQCKFNSSESGMSITFNGTNGTTGTMILTESEDPMVNLTNRSIGLYFLDVELDDILAGNMSDAMIAIPVDSFVLPEGIAKKDVLICYYNESTDNWDACPTSIEIIDGKECWTTYVTHFSMYGVIVSSGLKLYDGSITTGDGYQINNFVIDVTDAFPSADSASFYVYRNGVEVDNFLINEGDSYEFNFEDGSTIEVYLESVSNGTLPVVHIAIIIYDYSLSDVYKSGVVAGGHEYAVYTIPSDSVTSSGSSSGSSGGGGGGGTTGEKYENVFVKEVESIFVNKDSHISYEFNEEGNAISSVEFDSLKNSGTISTIIEVLKNRSSFAYIDAPGTIYQQMNIWVGKSGFVNSDNVENLMVTFRVEKSWLEENNIEASTVRLYRYSDGSWNALPTSITEEDADFVYFKSQTPGFSPFAIGSEAEVTETVEDIQKSVSDVILDDISTEDTETEPESDSFTGILMMIGGISVLLVGVFIAYKKRS; translated from the coding sequence ATGCTAATTTTAGCATTCCTGAGCACTGGTGTTGCAAATGCGACTGACGATGGGATCGATGATTATAGTGAAATTAGAAGTCCTGTAATTTCAGGCTCATCTAATATAGTTATAACACCGGAGAATTTTTCGGGATTCTGGTATGATATTGATGATAATATAGTTTCTGAATCCCTTACAATATACAATATTTATGGAAGAACAATTGAAGAAGATTTCCTTGCTTATAGGTCATCAATTGTACAGGTAGAATATGAGGCTGACTTTGCAAGTGAAGTTTCATCATCCACAGCTGATACCTACCCTGTAATCAGTCTTTTTGGAGACAAATATATTCCTACATCTGATGATGATGCAGGAGAACTTGTAAATCTTCTTCTTGACACAGATGACAAGTACACACTCCGTGTTAGTTCCCCTCTCGAGCTTTCAAATGGATATGAATTGACTGCAGTGGATATTGATGTAGAAGGCGACAAAGTATTGTTGGAGTTAACCAAGAATGGTAAGTTTATTGATGATGAATTTATTGATATCACATCTGGCGAAGCAACCTGGGATTATGATATAGATGTTGGAAATCAGGATGATGTAATTGTCTTTAGAGCACTTATTACTGATATCTTCCAGGGTCAGGTCGATAATCTTGTAGTTATTGAAGGTCTCTGGCTTATGGATTATGAGACCATCATGGAAGTAGGGACATCTGATGAATTTGGTAAACTTGAAGTTGACAGTGTTTCCGATAGTATCGTAATGCTGAACCACAAACCTTTAGCTTTGAGTAAAGGCGAGACGGTTGATCTGGCAGAGAGTCTGAAATTCAAAGTGGCAGACGATGATGACCTACGTTTCTATCTTATGAAAGAATGTACAGAATCAGGAACTTATGAGTTAAGAGGAAATGTTGTTACTGGTCCGTCTTCTTGGACGGCCCAGAACTTTGCAGGATTTATGTATAATCTTGATGATAATGTTGGTTCTGAAACTCTTACAATATCCAATATTTATGAAAGAACAATTGATGAAGGTTTCCTCATTTACAATACTTCAATTGTACAGGTGGACTACGAAGCTAATTTTGAAAGTGAAAATTCCTCTCTTTATACTGACACTTACCCTGTTCTGAGTTTTTTCGGTGAAATATACGTATCCCTCTCAGATGCAACTCCAAGTGAGCTTGTGAGGCTGCTTGTTGATAGCAGTGACGTTCATATTCTCAGGACCAGTTCCTCCCTTGATCTTTCAAATGGGTATAAATTGACTGTAAAACAAATTGATTTGGCAGCTGACAAGGTCTATATGGAACTTTCTAGGGACGGTGCCTTCATTGAAAATGAAGTAGTCAATGTCACCGCCGGTGAAGCAACTTGGGACTATGGTACAGATGTTGGAAACCAGGATGGTGTCATTGTTTCCAGAGTACACGTCACTGGAGTTTCAGAAGATGATGAAGGTGGTTTTGTTATTGTGGATGGTCTCTATCTTATCGACTATCAGGATATATTTTCAATAGGACCAAGTGATGAATTTGGAGAACTTATAGTTGACACAATGTGGGATGCTGGTATTCAGATGTATAACTCAGGTCCAATTGTTCTCAATGAGAGAGATATAATTGAACTTGCTCCTACTATCAATTTATGGGTAGCAGATAACTCTGATTTGAGATACTATCCATTTGTTGAAGTGGACATGGGGCAGAATCGGTTGGAGATCGAATCCTTCAGTCCGTCAACTAGTATCACAGGTTACGAAAGTGAATCTAAGCTTTTAGAAATAAGTCTGAATCAAATAGCAAATATTAACTGGTTCATTGATGGTATCTACTCGCAGTCTAATTTATCTTCAATATGTGCTTCATACTGCACTTTACCACCTTCATACGGAGAACACACTGTAAAGATGGTTGCTTCAAATGAGAACAATAGTGTTGTTCAGGAATGGGAATGGATCGTTCAAAAGGATCCTGTGGTTGCTGGTGGTCTGGACTTCCGAAGTCCTGTTATCTCAGGCTTATCTGGTATAGTGATAGCACCTGAGAATTTCTCAGCGTTCTGGTATGATTTTGATGATAATTTTGGTTCTGAAGTTCTTACAATTTCCAGCATAGAAGGAAGAACCATTCCAGAAGGTGAACTTAGGTATGAACCTGTAATTGTGCAGGTAGAATATGAAGCTGATTTTGTAAGCGAAGATTCATCTCCCACAGGGGATACTTACCCTATCATCGGTTTTTTTGGAGATAAATATGTTCCAATATCTGATGATGACGCAGGAGAATTCACATGTCTTCTTGTTGACACAGATGACAAATACACCCTTAGAGCAGGCTCTATTCTTGAGCTTCCAAATGGATATGAATTGACTGTGACTCAGATTGATATTGACTGTGACAAAGTTTATTTGGAGTTATCCAGGAATGGTGAGCTTATTGGGGATGAAATTATTGATATCACATCTGGGGAAGCAACCTGGGATTATAAAGTGGATGTTGGAAGTCAGGATGGTGTAATAGTCTTCAGAGTGCTCGTCACTGATGTTTTCCAGGGACAGATCGAAAGTCTTGTAATTGTTGAAGGTCTTTGGCTTCTGAATTACGAGGATATTTTTGAAGTTGAAACAGGTGATGAATTTGGTAAACTTGAAATTGACAGCGTTTCTGATACACTTGTGATGAAAAATTCCGAATCTTTAACTCTTACTAAGGATGAAACCGTTGATCTGGCGGAGGGTATGAAATTCAAAGTAGCAGACGATGATGACCTACGTTTCTATCTTATGAAAGAATGTACAGAATCAGGAACTTATGAGTTAAGAGGAAATGTTGCTACCGATCCGTCTTCCTGGACAACTCAGAACTTTGCAGGATTCCTGTATGATCTTGATGATGATATAGGCTCCGAAGCTCTTACAATATTCGATATTTGCGGAAGAACTATTGAAGAAGACTACCTTGTTTACAACACTTCAATTGTACAGGTGGATTATGAAGCCGACTTTGCAAGTGAAGATTCACCTATCTATAATGATACATACCCTGCTCTGGGTCTTTTCGGTGAGAAATATGTTTCTCTCTCTGATACGGATTCTGGTGAGATTGTGAAATTACTTGTTGACAGCAATGGCAATCACGTTCTCAGAGCAGGTTCCGTATTTGAGCTTTCAAATGGGTATGAACTGACTGCAAAGCAAATTGATGTAGAAGGCGACAAGGTATGGATGAAGTTATCTAAAGATGGTGTGTTCATTGAGGATGAAGTAATTGATGTCACAGCCGGTGAAGAAACATGGGATTATGACACAGATGTTGGAAGTCAGGATGATGTTATAGTATCCAGAGTGCGTGTCTCAGAAGTTTCAGAGGATTTACAAGGCAGTTTTGTTGTCATTGATGGTCTCTATCTAATTGACTATCAGGACATACTCTCAATTGAAGCAGGTGATGAATTCGGTGAATTAGAAGTTGATAGTGTTTCAGATACTATTGTTATGTATAACTCTGGTATAATCCTTCTAGGTGCCGATGATGTAATTGAAATTGCCCCTGGTCTGTATCTGCAGGTAGCAGATGATTCTGAATTGAGGTACTATCCATTTATTGAATACGAAATAATGAAAATAGTACCCAATGAGAAGCCCATAGCTGTAATCTCATCAATCTCACCAAACCCTTCTAAAGAAGGAGAATCAGTATCATTTGCAGGGAGTGGCATTGACAATGACGGTACGGTGATAGACTATTGGTGGACATCAAGTATTGATGGCTGGTTAAGTGATTCATCAAGTTTTAACACCAGTGATCTTTCAGTTGGTACTCATACAATCTACTTCCAGGTTCAGGATGATGATCGTGCTTGGTCCGATAAAGTTTCAGCAAGTGTAACTGTAGTTGATCAAATATTGCCGTTATTCATGTTAACCACTTCCCAGCATAACAACACCCACCGGAAAGTTTCTGTAACGGCTTCAGAACCAATCATTGGTTCTCCTGTGGTTGAAGTAAACTCTATGCTGATTAATGTGACATTGGAAAGTGATAAGTGGATTGGTTATTTCCCAATCGGGGCTGATAATCTCTTTACTGTAAATGTAACTGGAACTGACCTTGCAGGAAATATAGGTGGCAGCAGTTCAGTGATTCGTATTGAAACAATATCTTATGAAGATGGTCAGTGCAAGTTCAACAGTAGTGAATCCGGTATGTCAATTACTTTCAATGGAACAAATGGTACTACCGGTACCATGATTCTGACAGAGAGTGAAGATCCAATGGTGAATCTGACAAATAGGTCAATTGGTCTTTATTTCCTTGATGTAGAATTGGATGATATTCTTGCCGGAAACATGTCAGATGCTATGATAGCAATACCTGTAGATTCATTTGTTCTGCCAGAAGGAATAGCTAAAAAAGATGTTTTAATCTGCTATTATAATGAATCAACAGATAACTGGGATGCATGTCCAACTTCGATAGAAATAATTGATGGGAAAGAATGTTGGACCACATATGTGACCCACTTTTCAATGTATGGGGTTATTGTAAGTTCCGGCCTGAAACTATACGACGGTTCAATTACAACCGGTGATGGATACCAGATTAATAACTTTGTCATTGATGTGACAGATGCTTTCCCAAGCGCAGATTCAGCTTCATTCTATGTGTATAGGAATGGAGTCGAAGTAGATAATTTCCTTATCAACGAAGGTGATTCTTATGAATTCAATTTTGAGGATGGCTCCACGATAGAGGTATATCTTGAATCTGTCAGCAATGGTACTCTTCCAGTTGTCCATATAGCCATTATAATTTATGACTATTCCCTCAGTGATGTTTATAAAAGCGGCGTGGTTGCCGGTGGTCATGAGTATGCTGTATATACGATACCCTCGGATTCCGTAACATCTTCAGGTAGTAGCAGCGGCTCCTCAGGTGGTGGAGGCGGAGGTGGCACTACCGGTGAGAAGTACGAGAATGTTTTCGTTAAAGAAGTAGAGAGTATCTTTGTCAATAAAGACTCACATATCAGTTATGAGTTCAATGAAGAAGGCAATGCAATCTCATCTGTAGAGTTTGATTCCCTTAAGAACTCTGGTACTATCTCTACTATCATAGAAGTACTGAAGAACAGGTCATCCTTTGCCTATATTGATGCCCCGGGAACAATCTACCAGCAGATGAACATCTGGGTTGGCAAGTCTGGTTTTGTAAACTCTGACAATGTTGAGAACCTGATGGTAACTTTCAGGGTTGAAAAATCATGGCTTGAAGAGAACAATATCGAAGCAAGTACAGTTAGACTCTACAGATATTCAGATGGTTCATGGAATGCACTTCCAACATCTATTACTGAAGAAGATGCTGACTTTGTTTACTTTAAGAGCCAGACTCCTGGTTTTTCTCCATTTGCAATCGGGTCGGAAGCAGAAGTAACTGAGACAGTGGAAGATATTCAGAAATCAGTGTCTGATGTAATATTAGATGATATATCCACTGAGGATACAGAAACTGAACCAGAATCTGACAGCTTTACTGGAATATTAATGATGATTGGAGGAATTTCAGTTCTGCTTGTAGGTGTATTTATTGCGTACAAAAAACGGAGCTAA